A window of the Gordonia humi genome harbors these coding sequences:
- a CDS encoding PQQ-binding-like beta-propeller repeat protein: MTRAVRRRRRSSLVFAVIAAALALVATACSDGRIDVLAKPSAGWASFGGNGANANYAYPVVPDDLKLSWTRPAGGPVTAQVSIDAGGNVAASAKAPVGCDFQVLDQRNGRKNFCKRLGPGSAMNTAFYDQLGQPYIGKAGEFFAYNGGGAIRWRASTSGVALSAKSAGPGRIVLATTGGQIMLLNAQTGDPATPQLRLRPKPPKNTDPMAGVDQCASGGPACAISAPPAVDIASGRVFVNVVPAGAKTSQLTAVSYRDPAGKEKLSTMWTADLGGGMAGPASLSADGTTVYAFGRDGKLYAVDAADGSVRWSHDLDGHGFATLSVSPDGTLVPAGGLGSPLTVLHDDGDHASEVARRDDVQMAGVGTQTSAGSLWAVVREGADSALVLTEFDVKTAKTKRSLPLPEATGFSTGVAVSAVGQLAVATTDGTVYFFSRP, translated from the coding sequence ATGACCCGGGCAGTCCGCCGACGACGCAGATCATCCCTGGTCTTCGCAGTGATAGCCGCCGCCCTCGCCCTGGTGGCGACCGCCTGCTCGGACGGGCGCATCGACGTGCTGGCCAAGCCGTCCGCCGGCTGGGCGTCGTTCGGCGGCAACGGCGCCAACGCGAACTACGCCTATCCCGTGGTCCCCGACGATCTGAAACTGTCGTGGACGCGTCCGGCGGGCGGCCCCGTCACAGCGCAGGTGTCCATCGACGCCGGCGGCAACGTCGCGGCCAGCGCGAAGGCTCCCGTGGGGTGCGACTTCCAGGTCCTCGACCAGCGCAACGGCCGCAAGAACTTCTGCAAGCGTCTCGGACCGGGTTCGGCGATGAACACCGCCTTCTACGACCAGCTCGGTCAGCCGTACATCGGAAAGGCCGGCGAGTTCTTCGCCTACAACGGCGGCGGCGCGATCCGCTGGCGCGCATCGACCAGCGGCGTCGCACTGTCGGCGAAGTCGGCCGGTCCCGGTCGCATCGTGCTCGCCACCACCGGCGGACAGATCATGCTGCTCAACGCTCAGACCGGCGACCCGGCGACCCCGCAACTGCGGTTGCGCCCCAAGCCGCCCAAGAACACCGATCCGATGGCGGGCGTCGACCAGTGCGCCTCCGGCGGCCCGGCGTGCGCGATCTCCGCGCCGCCTGCCGTCGACATCGCCTCCGGGCGAGTGTTCGTCAACGTCGTGCCCGCCGGTGCGAAGACCTCGCAGCTGACCGCGGTGAGCTACCGCGATCCCGCCGGCAAGGAGAAGCTGAGCACGATGTGGACCGCCGATCTCGGCGGCGGAATGGCCGGTCCGGCGTCGCTGTCGGCCGACGGGACGACCGTGTACGCCTTCGGGCGCGACGGCAAGCTGTACGCCGTCGACGCCGCCGACGGTTCGGTCCGCTGGTCGCACGATCTGGACGGCCACGGCTTCGCGACGCTCTCGGTCTCGCCCGACGGCACCCTGGTTCCGGCCGGCGGCCTCGGCTCGCCGCTGACCGTCCTGCACGACGACGGCGATCACGCCTCCGAGGTGGCCCGGCGCGACGACGTCCAGATGGCGGGAGTCGGGACTCAGACGTCGGCGGGATCGTTGTGGGCGGTGGTCCGCGAGGGCGCCGATTCAGCTCTGGTGCTCACCGAGTTCGACGTGAAGACGGCCAAGACCAAGCGTTCGCTGCCGCTGCCCGAGGCCACCGGGTTCTCCACCGGGGTCGCCGTGTCGGCCGTCGGTCAGCTGGCGGTGGCCACCACCGACGGCACCGTGTACTTCTTCAGCAGGCCGTGA
- a CDS encoding enoyl-CoA hydratase/isomerase family protein — MAEFVTLETSPDHPGVGTIRLNRPPMNALNRQVQSELLAAAEEASTRDDIKAVVVYGGPKVLAAGADIKEMNDMSFADMSKVAGRLQDGIGAIATIPKPTVAAITGYALGGGLEVALGADRRIAGDNAKLGVPEVLLGVIPGGGGTQRLARLIGPSRAKDMIFTGRFVGADEALQIGLVDQVVAPDDVYDAALVWAGRFAGAASVALAAAKTAVDAGLDTDLATGLKIEAQVFSALFATDDRAIGMASFIENGPGKAEFTGK; from the coding sequence ATGGCTGAGTTTGTGACTCTGGAGACGTCGCCGGATCATCCCGGCGTCGGCACGATCCGATTGAACCGTCCGCCGATGAACGCGCTGAACCGTCAGGTGCAGTCCGAGCTGCTCGCCGCGGCGGAGGAGGCGTCGACTCGCGACGACATCAAGGCCGTCGTCGTCTACGGCGGACCCAAGGTCCTCGCCGCCGGCGCCGACATCAAGGAGATGAACGACATGTCGTTCGCCGACATGTCGAAGGTCGCGGGCAGGCTGCAGGACGGGATCGGCGCGATCGCCACGATCCCCAAGCCGACCGTCGCCGCCATCACCGGCTACGCGTTGGGCGGCGGCCTCGAAGTGGCGCTCGGCGCGGACCGCCGCATCGCGGGCGACAACGCCAAACTCGGTGTCCCCGAGGTGCTTCTCGGCGTCATCCCGGGCGGAGGCGGAACCCAGCGACTGGCCCGCCTGATCGGACCGTCGCGCGCCAAGGACATGATCTTCACCGGCCGCTTCGTCGGAGCCGACGAGGCACTGCAGATCGGCCTCGTCGACCAGGTCGTCGCCCCCGACGACGTGTACGACGCGGCCCTCGTCTGGGCGGGCCGGTTCGCCGGCGCGGCGTCGGTGGCCCTCGCCGCGGCCAAGACGGCCGTCGACGCAGGCCTCGACACCGATCTCGCCACCGGCCTCAAGATCGAGGCGCAGGTCTTCTCGGCTCTCTTCGCGACCGACGATCGCGCGATCGGCATGGCCTCGTTCATCGAGAACGGCCCGGGCAAAGCCGAATTCACCGGAAAGTAG
- a CDS encoding LLM class flavin-dependent oxidoreductase gives MPLSLLDLAQVGPGETVAESFQHSTDLAMYADDAGYERIWYAEHHNMPSIASSAPAVLIAHIAAHTSTIRLGAGGVMLPNHSPLAIAEQYGTLAELHPGRIDLGLGRAPGGNQAVFHALRRSPAASEQFPQDVVELLRYFSGAGVDGVQATPGRNTQVPLYVLGSSLFGAQLAAATGLPYAFASHFAPQALEQAVEIYLRDFRPSPLPGGGESEPYVMAAAAVIADDDAERASSELHKAKVSRIKHLFNQGRNLTDAEAEMLLDAPPGAQVNEMLRYAAVGTPDQVREQLDRFAVHARADELILAPLAGDREVLLGTVRHLAPKG, from the coding sequence ATGCCGCTGTCCCTCCTCGACCTGGCACAGGTCGGTCCCGGCGAGACCGTCGCGGAGTCCTTTCAGCACTCGACAGACCTCGCGATGTACGCCGACGACGCCGGATACGAACGCATCTGGTACGCCGAACACCACAACATGCCGTCCATCGCATCGTCTGCCCCGGCCGTTCTGATCGCCCACATCGCGGCGCACACCTCGACGATCCGGCTCGGCGCCGGCGGAGTGATGCTCCCCAACCACTCCCCGCTCGCGATCGCCGAACAGTACGGCACCCTCGCCGAACTGCATCCCGGGCGCATCGACCTCGGACTCGGGCGCGCACCGGGCGGCAATCAGGCCGTATTCCACGCGCTGCGCCGCTCCCCCGCCGCATCCGAGCAGTTCCCGCAGGACGTCGTCGAACTGCTCCGCTACTTCTCCGGGGCGGGCGTCGACGGTGTTCAGGCCACTCCCGGCCGGAACACGCAGGTGCCGCTGTACGTCCTCGGATCGTCGCTGTTCGGCGCCCAGCTGGCCGCCGCGACCGGTCTCCCGTACGCCTTCGCCTCCCACTTCGCACCGCAGGCCCTCGAGCAGGCCGTCGAGATCTATCTGCGTGACTTCCGGCCGTCACCACTGCCCGGTGGCGGCGAGTCCGAGCCGTATGTGATGGCCGCGGCCGCGGTGATCGCCGACGACGACGCCGAGCGCGCCTCGTCGGAGCTGCACAAGGCGAAGGTCTCGCGCATCAAGCACCTGTTCAACCAGGGGCGCAACCTCACAGACGCCGAGGCCGAGATGCTGCTCGACGCGCCTCCCGGCGCTCAGGTCAACGAGATGCTGCGGTATGCCGCCGTCGGCACTCCCGACCAGGTCCGTGAACAGCTCGATCGCTTCGCGGTGCACGCCCGCGCCGACGAACTGATCCTCGCCCCGCTGGCCGGTGACCGCGAGGTCCTCCTGGGCACCGTCAGACATCTGGCGCCGAAGGGCTGA
- the serB gene encoding phosphoserine phosphatase SerB, which produces MESKRTILITVSGPDRSGVTSSLMGALAGVGVDLLDVEQVVIHNHLTLGVLVSTTGSAAAVLDAVDLPMHSRGMSVELAVDATSNGHRPSTHAIVLLGSPVSAAAFQAVASEIAGCGGNIDTIRGVADYPLTGLELSVTVGEDAAADTALRAGLVTVASRFPIDIAVDRGGLARRAKRVIVFDVDSTLIQGEVIEMLAAAAGREAEVAAVTEAAMRGELDFAESLHERVKALEGLDESVIDEVAASLELTPGARTTIRTLHRLGYHCGVVSGGFRQVIDPLARELELDFVRANTLEVVDGTLTGRVIDEVVDRPGKARALRAFADQVGVPMEQTIAVGDGANDIDMLAAAGLGIAFNAKPALREVADTTLDHPFLDAVLFMLGVTRDEIEAADIEDGTLRRVPLES; this is translated from the coding sequence GTGGAGTCCAAGCGCACCATCCTCATCACCGTCAGCGGCCCCGACCGCTCGGGTGTCACCTCGTCGTTGATGGGGGCGCTCGCCGGTGTCGGAGTCGATCTGCTCGATGTGGAGCAGGTGGTGATCCACAACCATCTGACGCTCGGCGTCCTCGTGTCGACGACGGGTTCGGCGGCGGCGGTGCTCGACGCCGTCGACCTGCCGATGCACTCGCGCGGCATGTCGGTCGAGCTGGCCGTCGACGCGACGAGCAACGGGCATCGTCCGTCCACGCATGCGATCGTCCTGCTGGGCAGCCCGGTGTCGGCGGCCGCATTCCAGGCGGTCGCCTCCGAGATCGCAGGCTGCGGCGGGAACATCGACACGATCCGCGGCGTCGCGGACTACCCGCTGACCGGTCTCGAGCTGTCGGTGACCGTCGGTGAGGATGCGGCGGCCGACACGGCGCTGCGCGCCGGTCTGGTGACCGTGGCCTCCCGGTTCCCGATCGACATCGCCGTCGACCGCGGCGGCCTGGCACGGCGCGCCAAGCGTGTCATCGTGTTCGACGTCGACTCGACGCTGATCCAGGGCGAGGTGATCGAGATGCTGGCCGCGGCGGCCGGGCGCGAGGCCGAGGTGGCCGCGGTGACCGAGGCGGCCATGCGCGGGGAACTCGACTTCGCCGAATCACTGCATGAGCGCGTCAAGGCGTTGGAGGGACTCGACGAGTCGGTGATCGACGAGGTCGCCGCTTCGCTCGAGCTGACCCCGGGAGCGCGGACCACGATCCGCACATTGCACCGCCTCGGCTACCACTGCGGTGTGGTGTCGGGCGGCTTCCGACAGGTGATCGATCCTCTCGCCCGCGAGCTCGAGCTCGACTTCGTCCGCGCCAACACCCTCGAGGTGGTCGACGGCACGCTCACCGGGCGGGTGATCGACGAGGTCGTCGACCGACCAGGCAAGGCGCGGGCGCTCCGTGCGTTCGCCGACCAGGTGGGCGTCCCGATGGAGCAGACCATCGCGGTCGGCGACGGCGCCAACGACATCGACATGCTCGCGGCGGCGGGACTGGGCATCGCATTCAACGCCAAGCCCGCGCTGCGCGAGGTGGCCGACACGACACTCGACCACCCGTTCCTCGATGCCGTGCTGTTCATGCTCGGCGTGACCCGCGACGAGATCGAGGCGGCCGACATCGAGGACGGCACGCTGCGCCGCGTCCCGCTGGAGTCGTAG
- a CDS encoding DNA polymerase domain-containing protein: protein MGTDAVELQVPNPTGAMRAVRISSPDRVYFPEIGLTKLDLADYYLSVADGISRALDRRPCMLHRFPKGTAEKKVHQKKLPAGAPDWIETVDVYFPRYSRTVGELCVTEPAAVLWAVQMATVEFHPWNSRRTEPGIEFPDEWRIDLDPMPDCDFPKVRRVAGIVHEILDELGVVGYPKTSGGHGLHVYVRIAPEWAFGDVRRAAHAFGAEVARRSAGEATVTWWRKDRDPAAVFVDFNQNARDHTMAAAYSVRATPRATVSTPITWEEIEQVEPDDFTVATVPARYAAIGDLHAGIDDVAHRLDTLLEWAERDELQTPTD from the coding sequence ATGGGCACCGACGCCGTCGAGTTGCAGGTTCCGAATCCGACCGGGGCGATGCGGGCTGTCCGCATCAGCAGTCCCGACCGCGTCTACTTCCCCGAGATCGGCCTGACCAAGCTCGATCTCGCGGACTACTACCTGTCCGTGGCCGACGGAATCAGCCGCGCGCTCGATCGTCGACCGTGCATGCTGCACCGATTCCCCAAGGGCACCGCGGAGAAGAAGGTCCATCAGAAGAAGCTGCCCGCGGGCGCACCCGACTGGATCGAGACCGTCGACGTGTACTTCCCCCGCTACTCGCGGACGGTCGGCGAACTCTGCGTGACCGAGCCCGCAGCGGTGCTGTGGGCGGTGCAGATGGCGACGGTCGAGTTCCATCCGTGGAATTCACGACGCACCGAACCCGGCATCGAGTTCCCCGACGAATGGCGGATCGATCTGGATCCCATGCCCGACTGCGATTTCCCGAAGGTGCGCCGCGTCGCCGGGATCGTCCACGAGATCCTCGATGAACTCGGCGTGGTCGGCTACCCGAAGACGTCCGGCGGGCACGGACTGCACGTCTACGTGCGGATCGCCCCCGAGTGGGCGTTCGGCGACGTCCGACGGGCCGCACACGCCTTCGGCGCCGAGGTGGCCCGGAGGTCGGCGGGCGAGGCGACGGTCACCTGGTGGCGCAAGGACCGTGATCCGGCGGCGGTGTTCGTCGACTTCAACCAGAACGCGCGCGACCACACGATGGCCGCGGCGTACTCGGTGCGGGCCACCCCACGCGCGACGGTGTCGACGCCGATCACCTGGGAGGAGATCGAGCAGGTCGAACCCGACGACTTCACCGTCGCCACCGTTCCCGCACGCTACGCGGCGATCGGCGACCTGCACGCGGGGATCGACGATGTGGCGCACCGCCTCGACACCCTGCTCGAATGGGCCGAGCGCGACGAGCTGCAGACGCCTACAGACTGA
- a CDS encoding THUMP-like domain-containing protein, whose product MAYEFGLDDVAYLASAEGTDALNVTAGLPLTDASLLKDLPALRARYAPREAALVETIRARRRAVGKLDSPDALLLSDTALQQATPSAVAAHRAADIAARHPGGVVHDVTCSIGAELLSLSTAAGLGGVIGSDLDAVRLAMAAHNLRGRPGVQLARADALAPCSRADVVVADPARRSARGRTFRLDELDPPLLELLSVYAGRPMVVKCAPGLDYRMLRDRFSIEVAVQVTSLDGGVREACLWTEAAGLPDRRASVLRTDADGVVRADEYTSTEPDDIDEPGVDEWIVDPDGAVVRAGLVRNYARRHGLRQLDPQIAYLTGAAVPPGARGFRIIDRTAVSERALRSALAAHDCGSLEILVRGLDVDPDRLRRKLKLRGSTPLSLVMTRIGRTGVAFVCEPGVRH is encoded by the coding sequence GTGGCCTACGAGTTCGGGCTCGACGACGTCGCCTATCTCGCCTCCGCTGAGGGGACCGACGCGCTGAACGTCACGGCAGGTCTGCCGCTGACGGACGCGTCGCTGCTCAAAGACCTGCCCGCCCTCCGCGCACGCTATGCGCCTCGTGAGGCGGCTCTGGTCGAGACGATCCGCGCGCGACGACGCGCGGTCGGCAAACTCGACTCCCCCGATGCTCTGCTGTTGAGCGACACCGCCCTGCAACAGGCGACACCGTCCGCCGTCGCGGCGCATCGCGCGGCGGACATCGCCGCGCGTCACCCCGGCGGCGTCGTCCACGACGTGACCTGCTCGATCGGCGCCGAACTGCTGTCGTTGTCGACGGCCGCCGGACTCGGCGGAGTGATCGGCAGCGACCTCGACGCGGTACGGCTGGCGATGGCCGCACACAATCTACGAGGACGTCCCGGGGTGCAACTCGCGCGCGCCGACGCTCTCGCCCCGTGCTCGCGCGCCGACGTCGTCGTCGCCGATCCGGCTCGCCGCAGCGCACGCGGACGGACGTTCCGCCTCGACGAACTCGATCCTCCCCTGCTCGAACTGCTGTCGGTGTACGCGGGCCGCCCGATGGTCGTCAAATGCGCACCCGGTCTCGACTACCGGATGCTCCGGGATCGGTTCAGCATCGAAGTCGCCGTGCAGGTCACCTCGCTGGACGGCGGGGTCCGCGAGGCGTGTCTGTGGACCGAGGCCGCCGGACTCCCCGACCGGCGCGCCAGTGTCCTGCGAACCGACGCCGACGGCGTGGTCCGCGCCGACGAGTACACCTCGACCGAGCCGGACGACATCGACGAGCCGGGTGTCGACGAGTGGATCGTCGACCCGGACGGCGCCGTCGTCCGCGCCGGCCTGGTGCGCAACTACGCGCGCCGTCACGGACTACGCCAACTCGATCCGCAGATCGCCTACCTCACCGGCGCCGCCGTGCCTCCCGGCGCCCGGGGATTCCGAATCATCGACCGAACCGCCGTCTCCGAACGCGCGCTGCGCTCCGCGTTGGCCGCACACGACTGCGGCAGCCTCGAGATCCTGGTCCGCGGCCTCGACGTCGACCCCGACCGGCTGCGCCGGAAGTTGAAGTTGCGGGGATCCACACCGTTGTCGCTGGTGATGACCCGGATCGGACGCACCGGCGTCGCGTTCGTCTGCGAGCCGGGCGTACGCCACTGA
- a CDS encoding ATP-binding cassette domain-containing protein codes for MTERIADPDLLIEFDDVSLVRGGKTLVGPVNWRVELDERWVVIGPNGAGKTSLMRLAAALDHPTKGDAFVLGEKLGRTDIRELTTRIGLVSSAFAARIPGDEKVSDLVISAGYAVLGRWREAYDEMDRAQAADVLESLGAEHLADRTFGTLSEGERKRVMIARGLMTDPELLLLDEPAAGLDLGGREELVDRLGTLASDPDSPAMVLITHHVEEIPSGFTNILMLSEGGIVAQGAIEDTLTAENLSETFHQSIALTYDDGRYFARRARRAGGHRRA; via the coding sequence GTGACTGAACGCATCGCTGATCCCGACCTCCTCATCGAATTCGACGACGTCTCGTTGGTGCGCGGCGGCAAGACGCTCGTCGGCCCCGTGAACTGGCGGGTGGAGCTCGACGAGCGCTGGGTGGTGATCGGTCCGAACGGAGCGGGCAAGACCTCCTTGATGCGGTTGGCTGCGGCCTTGGACCACCCGACGAAGGGCGACGCCTTCGTTCTCGGAGAAAAGCTGGGGCGCACCGATATCCGCGAGTTGACGACGCGGATCGGACTGGTCAGTTCCGCCTTCGCCGCACGGATCCCCGGTGATGAGAAGGTCTCGGATCTGGTCATCTCAGCGGGCTACGCGGTCCTGGGACGCTGGCGTGAGGCCTACGACGAGATGGACCGCGCGCAGGCCGCCGACGTCTTGGAGTCGTTGGGCGCCGAGCATCTCGCCGACCGCACGTTCGGCACCCTCAGCGAGGGCGAGCGCAAGCGGGTCATGATCGCCCGCGGCCTGATGACCGATCCGGAACTGCTGCTGCTCGACGAGCCGGCCGCGGGTCTGGACCTCGGCGGCCGTGAGGAACTCGTCGACCGTCTCGGGACCCTGGCCTCCGACCCGGACTCGCCCGCGATGGTGCTCATCACCCACCACGTCGAGGAGATTCCGTCGGGCTTCACCAACATCCTGATGCTGTCCGAGGGCGGCATCGTCGCCCAGGGCGCCATCGAGGACACGCTGACCGCGGAGAACCTGTCGGAGACGTTCCACCAGAGCATCGCCCTCACCTACGACGACGGCCGGTACTTCGCCCGCCGTGCCCGCCGAGCCGGCGGACACCGCCGCGCCTGA
- a CDS encoding NUDIX domain-containing protein — translation MTDSEVAPLRDASTVVLARDGSDGVEVFLQRRVKQMAFAGGMTVFPGGGVDPRDREAHVRWAGPDVSFWADAFAADEATARALVCAAVRETFEECGVLLAGTADATHADPVSLFGERARLEAKELSFAEFLDQQDLVLRADLLRPLAHWITPKNEKRRYDTRFFLAAMPDGQEADGETSEAAETMWMPAGAAIAAWDRGEHFLLPPTWTQLRYIADFATVADLLDAPREIEPIEPSISDGSGIAGLRFTDSDSYLAALADGRVEKDFSL, via the coding sequence GTGACCGATAGCGAAGTGGCCCCGTTGCGGGATGCGTCGACCGTGGTCCTGGCCCGCGACGGCAGCGACGGCGTCGAAGTGTTCTTGCAGCGCCGTGTCAAGCAGATGGCCTTCGCGGGTGGCATGACGGTGTTCCCGGGCGGCGGCGTGGACCCGCGCGATCGCGAGGCGCACGTCCGGTGGGCGGGACCGGACGTCTCCTTCTGGGCCGACGCGTTCGCCGCCGACGAGGCGACGGCGCGGGCACTGGTGTGCGCGGCGGTCCGTGAGACCTTCGAGGAGTGCGGGGTACTGCTGGCGGGCACCGCCGATGCGACGCACGCGGATCCGGTGTCGCTGTTCGGGGAACGCGCCCGCCTCGAGGCCAAGGAACTCTCGTTCGCCGAATTCCTCGACCAGCAGGACCTGGTTCTGCGCGCGGATCTTCTGCGTCCGCTGGCTCACTGGATCACCCCGAAGAACGAGAAGCGTCGTTACGACACGAGGTTCTTCCTCGCCGCGATGCCCGACGGTCAGGAAGCCGACGGCGAGACCAGCGAGGCCGCCGAGACCATGTGGATGCCGGCAGGCGCGGCGATCGCTGCGTGGGATCGCGGGGAGCACTTCCTGCTGCCTCCGACGTGGACCCAGTTGCGCTACATCGCCGACTTCGCGACCGTCGCCGACCTTCTCGACGCGCCCCGGGAGATCGAGCCGATCGAACCGTCGATCAGCGACGGCAGCGGCATCGCCGGGCTCCGGTTCACCGACTCCGACAGCTATCTCGCCGCGCTCGCCGACGGCCGCGTGGAGAAGGACTTCAGTCTGTAG
- a CDS encoding class I SAM-dependent methyltransferase — protein sequence MTTTDDTNDPAPNPHATAEQVEAALSDTKLAQVLYHDWEAETYDEKWSISFDERCIDYARGRLDLILPEAQLPYGRAMELGCGTGFFLLNLMQSGVAEKGSVTDLSPGMVKVALRNAENLGLDVDGRVADAESIPYEDDSFDLVVGHAVLHHIPDVEKSLREVLRVLKPGGRFIFAGEPSTYGDFYARWMSRATWWATTNVTRFGPLKAWRRPQEELDESSRAAALEAVVDIHTFSPQDLENLATRAGAVDVRSASEELAAAMLGWPVRTFEAAVPSEKLGWGWARFAFGGWKRMTWIDDNILRKVVPPEFFYNVLITGVKPAS from the coding sequence ATGACCACGACTGACGACACCAACGACCCGGCACCGAACCCGCACGCCACCGCCGAGCAGGTCGAAGCCGCACTCTCCGACACCAAGCTCGCGCAGGTGCTGTACCACGACTGGGAGGCCGAGACCTACGACGAGAAGTGGTCGATCTCGTTCGACGAACGCTGCATCGATTACGCGCGCGGTCGGCTGGACCTGATCCTGCCCGAGGCACAGCTGCCCTACGGTCGGGCGATGGAGCTGGGCTGCGGCACCGGCTTCTTCCTGCTGAACCTGATGCAGTCGGGCGTGGCCGAGAAGGGCTCGGTGACCGACCTGTCGCCCGGCATGGTGAAGGTCGCGCTCCGCAACGCGGAGAACCTCGGCCTGGACGTCGACGGTCGTGTCGCCGATGCCGAGTCGATCCCGTACGAGGACGACAGCTTCGACCTCGTCGTCGGACACGCTGTGCTGCACCACATTCCGGACGTCGAGAAGTCGCTGCGGGAGGTGCTGCGCGTCCTGAAGCCGGGCGGTCGCTTCATCTTCGCCGGGGAGCCGTCGACGTACGGCGACTTCTATGCGCGCTGGATGAGCCGCGCGACGTGGTGGGCGACCACGAATGTCACCAGATTCGGTCCGTTGAAGGCCTGGCGCAGGCCGCAGGAGGAACTCGACGAGAGCTCGCGTGCCGCGGCGCTCGAAGCCGTCGTCGACATCCACACGTTCTCTCCGCAGGATCTGGAGAACCTGGCGACCCGCGCGGGAGCCGTCGACGTACGCTCGGCGAGCGAGGAACTGGCGGCCGCGATGCTCGGTTGGCCCGTCCGCACCTTCGAGGCCGCGGTGCCGTCGGAGAAGCTGGGCTGGGGATGGGCGCGTTTCGCGTTCGGCGGCTGGAAGCGGATGACGTGGATCGACGACAACATCCTCCGCAAGGTGGTGCCGCCGGAATTCTTCTACAACGTGCTGATCACCGGTGTGAAGCCCGCAAGCTGA
- a CDS encoding aminoacyl-tRNA hydrolase, with translation MLAYAYDRLVGYVGGGEDPIDPADVLAMQMVLQIEKAAPPSRTGLLVAAARAAVLVCLDDRGGPDGPWAPGLDDWCGARIRKIARRARGKQWRDVQGLWGVTAEHDGARARAFVPGRVGDVDQRIRKLQIGGTDVDGELVSAAPTGTVDGLCLWLNPSLDMSVGKTAAQVGHASMLGVALFSFDEASAWYDAGCPLEVRMADEARWTELSAASDRGAAAAVRDAGFTEIAAGSVTVIAERTGI, from the coding sequence GTGCTCGCATACGCGTACGACCGCCTCGTCGGATACGTCGGCGGCGGCGAGGATCCGATCGATCCGGCGGACGTGCTGGCGATGCAGATGGTGCTGCAGATCGAGAAGGCCGCTCCGCCGTCGCGGACGGGACTGCTCGTGGCTGCCGCTCGCGCCGCCGTGCTCGTGTGCCTGGACGACCGCGGCGGTCCCGACGGGCCGTGGGCGCCGGGACTGGACGACTGGTGCGGTGCGCGAATACGGAAGATCGCCCGCCGTGCCCGCGGTAAGCAGTGGCGCGATGTGCAGGGACTGTGGGGCGTCACCGCCGAACACGACGGTGCTCGCGCGCGGGCGTTCGTCCCGGGCCGGGTCGGCGACGTCGATCAGCGGATACGCAAGCTGCAGATCGGCGGCACCGACGTCGACGGCGAGCTGGTCTCCGCGGCGCCGACCGGAACCGTCGACGGTCTGTGCCTGTGGCTCAACCCGTCGTTGGACATGTCCGTCGGCAAGACCGCGGCCCAGGTCGGTCACGCGTCGATGCTCGGCGTCGCGCTCTTCTCGTTCGACGAGGCGAGTGCCTGGTACGACGCCGGCTGCCCGCTCGAGGTCCGGATGGCGGACGAGGCGAGGTGGACCGAGCTGTCGGCTGCCTCCGATCGGGGCGCCGCCGCGGCCGTACGCGATGCGGGCTTCACCGAGATCGCCGCCGGATCGGTCACCGTCATCGCGGAGCGGACGGGCATCTGA